Below is a window of bacterium DNA.
GTCCAAAAAAAAGTAGCGAGTGGACTTTATACTTCTGCCAGTGAAGTAATACGTGAAGCCCTTCGTTTATTTGAAGCGGAAAAACGCAGTTATGAACAACGGCTTGATAATTTAAGGCAGGATATAGAAACAGGTATTAAAGATGCCGACAACGGACGTTTGATAGAAGGATCGGAAGTTTTTAAAAAAATTAAAAGTCGTCGCAAGAAAAAGTAGGTATTTTTGTGGCAGCTAAATATTTATTTACTCATCAGGCTGTAAATGATCTTGAAAGTATTTTTGATTATCTATCAGAAAAATCTCCACAATCAGCGGCTCGTTTTTCAGAAAATTTAGAGGCTAAATGCGGTAAATTGACCCTTTCTCCTGCCATGGGAAAAATGAGAAATGAGCTAATCTTAGGCTTGCGTAGTTTGCCTGTTGGTAAATATATTATTTTTTATCGTCAAAAAAATAAAAACATAGAAATTATCAGGCTTTTACATGGAGCACGGGATATTTTGCGTGCGTTTAGCTCTTAAAAGTTTTCGGAATTTAATTCTTTATGAATCCCATTCGTTTTCAGGTAAATAAAAAAGTAGAGGCCTCGTTAAAAGAAGGCCATCCCTGGATTTTCCGTAACCAATGTTCTAGTGCACTCGATGCACTGCCGGTGGGTTCGTTTGTGCGCCTTGTGGGCCCACAAAATAATTTTTTAGCTATTGGTTTATACGAACCGTATGCGGCATCCGCCATTCGTGTGGTAGCGTTTAGCGATGTGGATCTTTCTCCCGATTATTTTGCGCATCAAATCCGCAAAGCCTTTGAGAAACGCAAAACCAGTTTAAAGCAGGCGCATACTAATGCGTATCGTTTGTTGCACGGCGAGGCCGATAATTTTCCGGGGCTTAATGTGGATATTTATAACGGTGTGGCCGTGGTGGTGCCGTATCTTAAAAGTTGGGTGGAACATTTGAAGGATACATGGCCGCTCGTGACAGAAGAGTTGGGAATTAAGGAAATGATCTTTAAAGCGCCCCATGGGGGGGAGATTGTGCGTAGGTGCGTAGGTGCGGATGTGCGTAGGTTGGAAGAGGGTGAAAAGGAGAGCTTACGAACGCACGAAAGCACGAACGTACGATCGTACGACATGGAACCTATCTGGTTTAGTGAACAAGGACACGAGTATCCTTGTTTTCCTGCCACAGGATTAAAGACGGGGTTTTTTCTCGATCTTCGCGCTATTCGTCTTTTTTTACACGAACATATCAAACCCGGCATGCGGGTTTTAAATTTATTTGCGAACGATGGTGTGTTCTCGGCCATTGCGGCTAAAAAAGGTGCGGATGTTTTTTCTGTGGAGCGTCACGCCGATTCCCGTGCACATGCGCGCGTGTTGTTCGACAAATGGAAACTCCCTTTTGATGATGCTCATTGGCTCGTCGGCGATGTATGGGATTTTTTAAAAGAAGAGAAGTCTCAAGAATTTGATTTGATTATTATCGATCCACCCTCACTGGGTTCTAAAAAAGGGCAGGAGAGTGTGATTGAGCGGGCTTGGAAAAAACTCCATGGCCAAGCCGCACGTTTTTTAAAAGCGGATGGCGCGCTGTTATCTATATCCTGCACCGACCGCATCCCGCGCGATAAGCATATTGAATGGACCAAGGCTAGTGTAGGGGCGAACGGCCGTGCGCCCTTACAAATCCGCAACGAATGGAACGAAACCTTCGATCATCCCGCAGCCCCTAACCTCCCCGAACGCCAATATTTTAGAGCGTTTTTTTTCAAATGATAACCTGGCATGAATGCCTATTTTTTAGGCATTGCTTTAAGAAGCATCGTTTTTAATTGGCGCTATTTATTTCGGAACTAAATAAATCAACAACTTAACTCATTTATAAATTGGCATAGGCATTGCTTTGCGCTTGGTATGTTTTTAATTTTTTTAACTCTCAACCTAGGAGAAGCATTATGAAACGCAATATATTTTTATTGTTGGCGTTTTTTGCGCTGATGGTTCCGGGCGTTGTTCAGGCTCAGGAAGTTGGCGATTTAAAAATAGCCCTCGATACAATTTGGACCATGATAGCAGGCTTTTTGGTGTTCTGGATGAACGCCGGGTTTGCCACCGTTGAAGCGGGCATGTGTCAGAGTAAAAACGCTGTGAACATTTTGGCTAAAAACTTTATTGTTTTTGCCATTTCTTCGCTCGCTTTTTACGCCATTGGATGGGGACTCATGTTTGGAAATGGAAACGGATTTGTAGGTCTTGATGGTCTTTGGTTTAT
It encodes the following:
- a CDS encoding type II toxin-antitoxin system ParD family antitoxin, which gives rise to MNISLTPELEKLVQKKVASGLYTSASEVIREALRLFEAEKRSYEQRLDNLRQDIETGIKDADNGRLIEGSEVFKKIKSRRKKK
- a CDS encoding class I SAM-dependent methyltransferase — its product is MNPIRFQVNKKVEASLKEGHPWIFRNQCSSALDALPVGSFVRLVGPQNNFLAIGLYEPYAASAIRVVAFSDVDLSPDYFAHQIRKAFEKRKTSLKQAHTNAYRLLHGEADNFPGLNVDIYNGVAVVVPYLKSWVEHLKDTWPLVTEELGIKEMIFKAPHGGEIVRRCVGADVRRLEEGEKESLRTHESTNVRSYDMEPIWFSEQGHEYPCFPATGLKTGFFLDLRAIRLFLHEHIKPGMRVLNLFANDGVFSAIAAKKGADVFSVERHADSRAHARVLFDKWKLPFDDAHWLVGDVWDFLKEEKSQEFDLIIIDPPSLGSKKGQESVIERAWKKLHGQAARFLKADGALLSISCTDRIPRDKHIEWTKASVGANGRAPLQIRNEWNETFDHPAAPNLPERQYFRAFFFK
- a CDS encoding type II toxin-antitoxin system RelE/ParE family toxin, coding for MAAKYLFTHQAVNDLESIFDYLSEKSPQSAARFSENLEAKCGKLTLSPAMGKMRNELILGLRSLPVGKYIIFYRQKNKNIEIIRLLHGARDILRAFSS